A single Tuberibacillus sp. Marseille-P3662 DNA region contains:
- a CDS encoding SLC13 family permease: protein MSRHRIKVIFIYISFLFILLSLFVPPSPGMEQTGWRCLAIVFFAMTLWFTELLHAAITSLIVIGVFPLFKVLTFEEAASGLGNEIIWLIISMLIMGAAVKETHLDQRLALFMLSIANGKIKLILLNFIILAFLLTFIIPNAMGRLTVLLPIALSFIHAFENKLSGNFSKSMIFIVTFVPYICTISLITGSGGSIYAVSLFDSMLGFQWGYVHWLIVMMPITLTVLFLFWLLLLWLFPVKVIRLKHVDLYILEERNQLGPISASEKKLMGLYLLLLGLWVTKEWHHMSISLSAVLVVIFLFVPGFDILKWNKVRKEINWGVPLLFAAGFTIAHALDESGVVQWMTVLIKDYLQNFSGVTLPLIMMLLFVSIRLCFTNFTAMVASLMPVALTFAVGSSFNSVWLGMVCVVASSTSYLFPSQSAGNMTTFTTGYYTSRDMFVIGSFLTIIIILVTLVLAFIYWPMVGVNIY from the coding sequence ATGAGTAGACACAGAATTAAAGTGATATTTATTTATATATCTTTTTTATTTATATTGCTATCCTTGTTTGTACCCCCTTCTCCTGGAATGGAACAAACAGGTTGGAGATGTCTTGCCATTGTTTTTTTTGCAATGACTTTATGGTTTACGGAACTCCTACATGCAGCTATTACGAGTCTAATAGTTATTGGAGTGTTTCCTCTATTTAAGGTACTAACCTTTGAAGAAGCCGCTTCTGGCCTTGGAAATGAAATTATCTGGCTCATTATTTCGATGTTAATTATGGGGGCAGCTGTTAAAGAGACTCATTTAGATCAACGGTTAGCATTATTTATGCTGTCGATTGCCAATGGCAAGATAAAATTAATTCTTTTAAATTTCATCATTCTGGCATTTCTCCTTACGTTTATTATTCCGAACGCAATGGGACGTTTAACCGTATTATTACCAATTGCCTTAAGTTTTATTCATGCTTTTGAAAATAAGTTGAGTGGTAATTTTTCGAAATCAATGATTTTTATTGTCACTTTCGTTCCGTATATTTGTACAATAAGTCTAATAACGGGATCAGGTGGATCTATTTATGCGGTAAGTCTATTTGACTCCATGCTGGGTTTCCAATGGGGTTATGTCCATTGGCTTATAGTAATGATGCCAATTACTTTAACTGTGTTGTTTCTATTTTGGTTGTTGCTTCTATGGTTATTTCCCGTTAAAGTGATTCGTTTAAAGCACGTGGATTTGTATATTTTAGAAGAAAGAAATCAATTGGGTCCCATTTCTGCTTCGGAAAAAAAGTTGATGGGGTTATATTTACTATTATTAGGATTATGGGTGACAAAGGAATGGCATCACATGTCCATTTCATTGTCAGCTGTATTAGTCGTTATTTTCCTATTTGTTCCTGGGTTCGATATACTTAAATGGAATAAAGTAAGAAAGGAAATCAACTGGGGTGTTCCTTTATTGTTCGCTGCTGGATTTACCATAGCCCATGCATTGGATGAGAGCGGTGTTGTCCAATGGATGACAGTATTAATTAAAGATTACTTGCAAAATTTCAGTGGTGTAACATTGCCGCTTATTATGATGCTTCTTTTTGTCTCTATTCGATTATGTTTTACGAATTTTACAGCTATGGTGGCTTCCTTAATGCCAGTTGCATTGACGTTTGCAGTTGGAAGCTCCTTTAATTCTGTATGGTTAGGGATGGTTTGCGTTGTTGCTAGTAGCACGAGTTATTTATTTCCCTCACAATCAGCTGGTAACATGACCACTTTCACAACGGGATATTATACAAGCCGTGACATGTTTGTTATTGGGTCATTTTTAACAATTATCATTATTCTTGTCACCCTGGTTTTAGCTTTCATTTATTGGCCTATGGTCGGTGTGAATATTTATTAA
- a CDS encoding MmgE/PrpD family protein, whose protein sequence is MTTQTLVNNILKTSYADIPRNVLEHAKKSILNWIGVSIGAAYEPSVDMVLDLKKDLNSSEQVSVFGRSEKVDMLLATLTNGMASHIFDFDDTHLDTIHHPSGPVAPVVFALSEWYELDTTEALKAFVVGCEVELRISNAVYPSHYDLGWHITSTAGVFGAATAAGLLLKLDEGQMLQALGIAGTQSSGLREMFGTMTKPFHPGKAAQNGLLAAMLAKKGFTSSEQVLEAKRGFASVLSPDYDLNRVNENWGSQWELLKNAFKPYACGIVLHPSIDACIQLRDYAEPEDVKEIQVTVNPYVLELTGKKEPQTGLEAKFSIYHSGTVGFLERSAGEIQYKDEKVLDPAIVAFRSKIKPFVNKDLKEDEAIGKIILNNGNEYTVKIEHATGSIENPMTKSQLVNKFNTLAEPIIGADKVVDIIDKIDHFESLSTVNEIISLCTGENVLA, encoded by the coding sequence ATGACAACCCAAACGTTAGTCAATAATATATTAAAGACGTCTTATGCTGATATTCCAAGAAATGTCCTAGAACATGCGAAAAAAAGCATTTTAAATTGGATCGGAGTTTCTATAGGGGCAGCTTATGAACCATCTGTGGATATGGTTCTGGATTTAAAAAAAGATTTGAATTCAAGTGAACAAGTTTCAGTTTTTGGAAGGTCTGAGAAAGTAGATATGTTGTTAGCCACTCTAACAAACGGGATGGCCTCACATATTTTTGATTTTGATGATACCCATTTAGACACGATTCACCATCCCAGTGGTCCTGTAGCTCCAGTTGTTTTTGCACTGTCTGAGTGGTATGAACTAGACACAACTGAAGCGCTTAAAGCATTTGTAGTTGGGTGTGAGGTGGAATTGAGGATTAGTAATGCGGTATATCCTAGTCATTATGATTTGGGATGGCACATTACAAGTACTGCAGGTGTGTTCGGAGCGGCAACAGCTGCAGGTCTACTTTTAAAACTAGATGAAGGGCAAATGCTGCAGGCATTAGGCATTGCTGGAACCCAATCCAGCGGTCTAAGGGAAATGTTTGGAACAATGACCAAGCCATTTCATCCTGGAAAAGCAGCACAAAATGGACTTTTAGCCGCCATGTTGGCAAAAAAAGGGTTTACGAGTTCAGAACAAGTATTAGAAGCCAAAAGAGGATTTGCTTCAGTATTATCCCCTGATTATGATTTGAATAGGGTTAATGAAAACTGGGGTTCACAATGGGAGTTACTTAAGAATGCTTTTAAACCTTACGCTTGTGGCATTGTCTTACATCCTTCCATTGATGCATGTATTCAATTGAGAGATTATGCTGAACCCGAAGATGTAAAGGAAATTCAAGTCACTGTCAATCCTTACGTTCTTGAATTAACCGGTAAAAAAGAACCACAGACAGGTTTGGAAGCTAAATTTAGTATTTACCATTCTGGGACAGTAGGGTTCCTCGAAAGAAGTGCAGGTGAAATACAATACAAAGATGAAAAGGTTTTAGATCCAGCTATTGTTGCTTTTCGTTCAAAAATTAAACCTTTCGTGAATAAGGACCTGAAAGAGGATGAAGCGATTGGAAAGATCATTTTAAATAATGGTAATGAGTATACCGTGAAGATTGAACACGCTACAGGTAGTATTGAAAATCCAATGACAAAGAGTCAATTAGTTAATAAATTTAATACTTTAGCTGAGCCGATTATTGGGGCAGACAAAGTTGTGGACATTATAGATAAAATTGACCATTTTGAAAGCCTATCAACCGTTAATGAAATTATTAGTTTGTGTACAGGCGAGAATGTTTTAGCGTAA
- a CDS encoding GntR family transcriptional regulator — translation MKEEKDIKTDRVFQYIYDGIKSGEFPSGQMLTEREIVKKLEVSRTPVREALRRLEKFGLVNSEPHKGVRVISMSKERISNLYQVRELLEGLGAKLISKNKNEKAIERLREIMEKAEQAVKEGDIDKLSNINSQFHMEIAKSSENYYLENIMHTLQSNINLLMATSLSSENRPIQNLKEHHMIIDAIESWDPELAEAVTKSHVRKAYNTALNKIDKLNS, via the coding sequence ATGAAAGAGGAGAAGGACATCAAAACGGATAGGGTTTTTCAGTATATTTATGACGGTATTAAAAGCGGAGAATTTCCCTCCGGCCAGATGCTAACAGAAAGAGAAATCGTTAAGAAATTAGAAGTGAGCCGCACACCGGTTCGAGAAGCATTGCGACGCCTTGAGAAATTTGGACTAGTAAACTCTGAACCGCATAAAGGGGTAAGAGTGATTTCCATGTCAAAAGAGAGGATAAGCAATCTTTACCAGGTTCGTGAATTGCTTGAGGGTCTTGGAGCCAAGTTAATTTCAAAGAACAAAAATGAGAAGGCAATTGAAAGACTAAGGGAAATAATGGAGAAGGCAGAGCAAGCTGTTAAAGAAGGGGATATAGACAAGTTATCAAATATCAACAGTCAATTTCATATGGAAATCGCTAAATCATCCGAAAATTATTATTTGGAAAATATTATGCACACATTGCAGTCAAACATCAATCTTCTTATGGCGACTTCACTGTCATCAGAAAATAGACCCATTCAAAATTTGAAAGAACACCATATGATTATTGATGCCATTGAAAGTTGGGATCCTGAATTGGCGGAAGCAGTCACTAAATCTCATGTTAGAAAGGCTTATAATACAGCATTAAACAAAATAGATAAATTAAATTCATAA
- a CDS encoding tripartite tricarboxylate transporter permease: MIENLLTGFSEVFHLYHFAGLLLGIVIGYFIGSMPGLTPSIGIALLIPFTFTMEPVMAMIVVSSLYMAAEYGGGITAILLNAPGTPAAAATAFDGYPLTKKGQAGKALTISIVSSAIGALMSSILLIFTAVPMAEFALHFGPTEYFALAIFGLSLVGSLSQESMVKGILSLLLGLLIVTIGLDPVMGTPRFVFTNALFDGIPFLPALIGLFALSEVFYMLEDVHNKTAKLEKLKGIGIPKTLVKKIWKTLLRAPILGYFIGVVPGAGTTIASLVSYNEAKRVSKEKESFGKGNPEGIAASEGANNAAVSGAFAPMLALGIPGSASAAIIIGALTVQGVKPGPMLFTDNPDIPYSIFATLLVSIPIMLVLGLGGARLWAKVVLIPKSILAIFVSGICVLGAYAYSNSMFPVWVMIIFGIFGYGLRKVNIPTTPMVLSLVLGYMMETNFRRAVTVSNGDLSFFLSRPMTLILLLLSIITLIVPIVQNIRSHKKKNLQ; the protein is encoded by the coding sequence TTGATAGAAAATTTATTAACAGGATTCTCTGAAGTTTTCCATCTATATCACTTTGCTGGACTTCTATTGGGCATAGTTATAGGATACTTTATTGGTTCTATGCCGGGATTAACGCCAAGTATAGGTATTGCCCTTTTAATACCGTTTACTTTTACAATGGAACCGGTTATGGCCATGATAGTCGTCTCATCATTATATATGGCTGCAGAATATGGTGGGGGGATAACAGCGATATTATTGAATGCTCCTGGTACTCCAGCAGCTGCAGCTACAGCTTTTGATGGTTATCCACTTACAAAAAAGGGGCAAGCCGGTAAAGCTTTGACGATTTCTATTGTGTCCTCTGCCATAGGTGCCTTAATGAGTTCAATATTATTAATTTTCACAGCAGTACCAATGGCAGAATTTGCACTGCACTTTGGACCTACTGAATACTTTGCACTTGCTATTTTTGGATTGAGTTTAGTTGGGTCATTAAGTCAGGAGTCAATGGTTAAGGGGATATTAAGTTTATTGTTAGGATTATTAATTGTAACCATTGGACTTGATCCTGTGATGGGGACTCCAAGGTTTGTATTTACAAATGCATTATTTGATGGTATACCATTTCTGCCTGCATTGATTGGATTATTTGCTCTTTCCGAAGTGTTCTACATGCTAGAGGATGTTCATAATAAGACAGCAAAACTTGAAAAACTTAAAGGGATAGGAATACCGAAGACACTAGTAAAAAAAATATGGAAGACATTGTTACGAGCGCCTATTCTCGGGTATTTTATAGGAGTTGTCCCCGGGGCGGGCACAACAATTGCTTCTTTAGTCAGTTACAATGAAGCAAAACGAGTTTCTAAAGAAAAAGAGTCTTTTGGTAAAGGAAATCCAGAAGGCATTGCAGCGTCGGAGGGTGCTAATAATGCTGCTGTCTCAGGAGCATTTGCACCAATGTTGGCACTTGGCATTCCTGGGTCGGCCAGTGCTGCTATTATTATTGGAGCTCTGACGGTACAAGGTGTGAAGCCTGGTCCGATGTTATTTACAGATAATCCTGATATTCCTTATTCAATTTTTGCTACACTTCTTGTTTCTATTCCAATTATGTTGGTTTTAGGATTAGGCGGAGCACGGTTATGGGCAAAAGTGGTTCTTATTCCAAAAAGCATACTAGCAATTTTTGTTTCGGGTATTTGTGTTCTGGGGGCTTATGCCTACAGTAATTCAATGTTTCCAGTTTGGGTGATGATTATATTTGGTATCTTTGGATATGGATTACGTAAAGTTAATATTCCAACAACCCCAATGGTATTGTCACTCGTTTTAGGCTATATGATGGAAACAAATTTTCGCAGGGCAGTGACGGTTAGTAATGGGGATCTTTCATTCTTCCTATCACGTCCAATGACTCTTATATTGTTACTGTTATCAATCATCACCTTAATAGTTCCAATTGTACAAAACATAAGGAGCCATAAAAAGAAAAACTTACAATAA
- a CDS encoding tripartite tricarboxylate transporter TctB family protein: MRMKTAEIASGIAFIILGVIFLFQAIHLPAPLNDKEIGPGAFPKMMAVLVIVFSILLILRAILKSSKVSTVIIKRFKNIVISMGIMIIFGLTIPHLGIYLSSAIYFPVMLLLAGQTNWKSLIGVTLLFELFAFVIFDSLLKVPLP; this comes from the coding sequence ATGCGAATGAAGACAGCTGAAATCGCAAGTGGTATTGCCTTTATTATTCTGGGTGTCATTTTCTTATTTCAGGCCATTCATTTGCCTGCACCTTTAAATGATAAAGAGATAGGACCTGGAGCATTTCCTAAAATGATGGCCGTTTTAGTTATCGTATTTTCAATTCTCCTCATTTTAAGGGCCATATTGAAGTCATCAAAAGTAAGTACAGTCATTATTAAAAGATTTAAAAACATTGTTATTTCTATGGGGATCATGATTATATTTGGTTTAACGATTCCACATCTAGGTATATATCTATCTAGTGCTATATATTTTCCGGTTATGCTCTTACTAGCGGGTCAAACGAATTGGAAAAGTCTTATTGGTGTGACATTGTTATTTGAGCTCTTTGCCTTTGTCATTTTTGATTCATTATTAAAAGTCCCCTTACCGTAG
- a CDS encoding Bug family tripartite tricarboxylate transporter substrate binding protein: MSECKRFTKTLFIVLILVIASACSATSEGASGNNKTSGNDGGESEYPTKDIKIIVHTSPGGPTDTMTRKLAKAAEPILGQDIVIENKPGGSGAAQMAALKSADSEGYTLASITPTHIGAWNNTLKEQFGPEDFSFVTRVQIDPYVLVVNADSEFKTLQDLVDYMKENPGETKVGGYGAVGSGHNVAYNIFAEAAGVEGEWVNYESTGDAVTALLGNHIDVANSNPGKVSQYVDSGKLRVLGVLGNKRLESMPDVPTYKEAGVPVKVEWSQFRGIYTNKDVPKEVLNTLSKAFKKAMHTESFEKYMKDAQKEYGDMDYKAFSQFIDKQMDVNQEWLEKLGIE; this comes from the coding sequence ATGAGTGAATGTAAACGCTTCACAAAGACGTTATTTATTGTTCTTATTCTTGTAATCGCTTCCGCGTGCTCGGCAACAAGTGAAGGAGCAAGCGGAAACAATAAAACTAGCGGCAATGATGGGGGGGAGTCTGAATATCCAACCAAAGATATAAAAATTATCGTTCATACGAGTCCTGGTGGACCAACAGACACAATGACTCGTAAGTTAGCTAAAGCTGCAGAACCTATTTTAGGACAAGACATAGTTATAGAAAATAAACCAGGTGGAAGTGGAGCAGCGCAGATGGCAGCTCTTAAATCCGCTGATTCAGAAGGTTACACACTGGCATCAATTACACCGACCCATATAGGTGCATGGAATAATACATTGAAAGAACAATTTGGCCCTGAAGACTTTTCGTTTGTCACTCGTGTCCAAATTGACCCTTATGTGCTTGTTGTAAATGCAGATAGTGAATTTAAAACTCTCCAGGACCTAGTAGATTACATGAAGGAAAATCCAGGTGAAACTAAGGTTGGCGGTTATGGTGCAGTCGGTTCTGGTCACAATGTTGCTTATAATATTTTTGCAGAAGCAGCCGGTGTTGAAGGAGAATGGGTTAACTATGAAAGTACAGGTGATGCGGTAACAGCATTGTTGGGTAATCATATTGACGTTGCAAATTCAAACCCTGGAAAAGTTAGTCAATATGTTGATTCCGGTAAGCTAAGAGTATTAGGGGTTCTTGGAAATAAAAGATTAGAATCTATGCCTGACGTACCAACTTATAAGGAAGCTGGTGTACCGGTAAAAGTAGAGTGGTCGCAATTCCGGGGAATTTATACCAATAAGGATGTTCCTAAGGAAGTTTTAAATACATTAAGTAAGGCTTTTAAGAAAGCGATGCATACTGAAAGCTTTGAAAAGTATATGAAAGATGCTCAAAAGGAATATGGGGATATGGACTATAAAGCATTCTCCCAGTTTATTGATAAGCAAATGGATGTTAATCAAGAGTGGCTTGAAAAACTTGGTATAGAGTAA
- a CDS encoding VanW family protein, whose product MTSMFLSLLLFFIPPQEQTTDDLSLTYEGETIATVSKTDFTIPLLDETFVDQHRLKAFMDELNHKLAQPPVNATINKDGNIVQGKPGFKVDQAQLSETFYNYFYGHRSVKTTVPTRPVYPKVDAELLADIRTKQIGDYQTYFKKSKRARTNNISLATEAINNHVVFPQETFSFNQVVGKRSKEKGYMRAPVIVKGELSEDIGGGICQVSSTLYNAVDDAGLQIVERYSHSREVPYVPEGRDATVSWYGPDFTFKNKYNQPILIRAKSVNGKMIVQLYSSDRLRRS is encoded by the coding sequence ATGACATCCATGTTCTTATCTTTACTTTTATTTTTTATCCCCCCACAAGAACAAACAACGGATGATCTTTCCCTTACATATGAAGGGGAGACGATTGCGACAGTCAGCAAAACCGATTTTACAATTCCCTTACTTGATGAAACGTTTGTGGATCAACATAGATTAAAGGCATTTATGGATGAATTAAATCACAAACTGGCTCAACCCCCGGTCAATGCAACCATCAATAAAGATGGGAACATTGTCCAAGGGAAACCTGGTTTCAAAGTGGATCAGGCCCAATTAAGCGAGACATTCTATAATTATTTTTATGGCCATCGTTCAGTCAAGACTACGGTGCCTACCCGTCCTGTATATCCAAAGGTTGATGCCGAACTGCTTGCGGATATTAGAACCAAACAAATTGGCGACTACCAGACTTATTTTAAAAAGAGTAAAAGAGCACGGACAAACAATATTTCGCTTGCGACAGAAGCAATTAATAATCACGTCGTATTCCCGCAAGAGACATTCTCTTTTAATCAAGTCGTTGGAAAGCGATCCAAAGAAAAAGGATATATGCGTGCCCCTGTAATTGTGAAAGGTGAATTATCTGAAGATATCGGAGGCGGCATCTGCCAAGTATCGTCTACCCTGTATAACGCCGTCGATGATGCGGGGCTTCAAATTGTTGAACGCTATTCTCACAGCAGAGAAGTCCCTTATGTCCCCGAAGGAAGAGATGCTACTGTTAGCTGGTATGGCCCGGATTTCACGTTCAAAAACAAATATAACCAACCCATCTTAATTCGTGCTAAATCAGTTAACGGTAAAATGATTGTCCAGCTCTATTCTTCAGACCGTTTGAGGCGTTCGTAA
- a CDS encoding GntT/GntP/DsdX family permease, translated as MPDWYLILATVAAIVVVIIGVTVLNIHPFISLLIASVFLGLAADVPIEKLVGHFEQGVGDTLSSLTIIIGLGTVLGGMLAESGGGLQIANTLTKKLGVNKIHWAMMISGFIIGLPVFFEVGVVLLIPLVVAVSKSTKKSIILVGMPLIAGLSIVHGIIPPHPGAMTGIKIYNADVGSVLIYGLIVAIPSVIIAGPLFGKWISKRVTPSSSPKVGESSIYDSDENGLKEEDIKNGSLGANAAYLPTPGWSFFTVLLPIILILLSTFGPYLNLGEGFVTFVQFIGDPVIALLISVLVAFFTLKFNKKWNKGKFQAVAEHSLKPMAAIIFIIGAGGGFSGVLSAAGIGDVIGNISAALSVPPLVLAFVIAALVRVATGSATVSLITAAGIVAPAVAGMADVNTALLVIATGAGSLIFSHVNDGGFWLIKEYMGLSVKETFQTWTVLETLLSLTAFVCVLILNIFV; from the coding sequence ATGCCAGATTGGTATTTAATTTTAGCTACGGTAGCTGCTATCGTTGTCGTCATCATCGGTGTAACCGTATTAAACATCCACCCATTTATCAGTCTGTTGATTGCTAGTGTATTTCTAGGGTTAGCAGCCGATGTCCCCATTGAAAAACTAGTAGGGCATTTTGAACAAGGTGTAGGGGATACCCTCTCGAGTTTGACCATTATTATTGGGTTAGGAACGGTTTTAGGTGGCATGTTGGCCGAATCAGGCGGAGGCCTGCAAATTGCCAACACGCTGACGAAAAAGTTAGGGGTCAACAAGATCCATTGGGCGATGATGATTTCCGGTTTTATCATCGGGTTGCCGGTCTTTTTTGAAGTCGGCGTTGTTTTACTAATCCCTTTGGTTGTTGCTGTTTCTAAAAGCACTAAGAAATCAATTATTTTAGTAGGTATGCCTTTAATAGCTGGGCTTTCGATCGTCCACGGGATCATCCCACCTCACCCAGGTGCGATGACAGGAATTAAAATTTATAATGCGGATGTTGGAAGCGTTCTAATCTATGGATTAATTGTTGCGATTCCTTCAGTGATTATAGCAGGGCCGCTTTTTGGCAAATGGATTTCGAAACGCGTCACCCCGTCCAGTTCACCTAAGGTGGGGGAAAGTTCAATTTATGATTCTGATGAAAACGGTTTAAAGGAAGAGGATATAAAGAACGGCTCTCTAGGTGCTAACGCGGCTTATTTGCCAACGCCAGGCTGGTCTTTTTTCACTGTTCTCTTGCCCATTATCTTAATATTACTTTCTACGTTCGGGCCTTATTTAAATTTAGGTGAAGGATTTGTCACTTTTGTACAATTTATCGGTGATCCGGTGATAGCGCTATTAATTTCTGTGCTTGTTGCCTTCTTTACACTGAAGTTCAATAAAAAGTGGAACAAAGGCAAGTTCCAGGCTGTTGCTGAACATTCATTAAAGCCGATGGCCGCTATTATATTTATCATTGGTGCAGGCGGCGGTTTTTCAGGGGTATTAAGCGCAGCCGGTATTGGTGATGTGATCGGGAATATTTCTGCAGCGCTTAGTGTACCACCGCTTGTTTTGGCATTTGTCATCGCAGCGCTTGTCAGGGTCGCAACAGGATCAGCGACGGTTTCTTTGATTACAGCGGCGGGAATCGTTGCTCCAGCTGTTGCAGGAATGGCTGATGTCAACACAGCATTGCTCGTCATTGCCACAGGGGCAGGGTCATTAATCTTCTCTCATGTGAATGATGGCGGTTTCTGGCTTATTAAAGAATATATGGGCTTAAGCGTGAAGGAAACCTTTCAAACCTGGACCGTCCTTGAGACATTGCTTTCTTTAACAGCCTTTGTGTGTGTCTTAATTTTAAACATATTTGTGTAA
- the gnd gene encoding phosphogluconate dehydrogenase (NAD(+)-dependent, decarboxylating) translates to MNVGLIGLGKMGFNIGLNILESGHSVAAYDVNADAVKQLEQHNATGFDSLEALVEELPTPRVIWLMVPAGEITDRVIHDLKPLLSKGDIVIDGGNSNYKETLKHHEVLAEHGIHLFDVGTSGGVSGARHGACFMIGGEEAIFPDIEPLFQDLAVENGYYFAGQAGSGHFLKMIHNGVEYGMMAAIGEGFDILEKSPFDYDYEKVAKVWNHGSVIRSWLMELAQEAFRKDPNLEDIRGVMHSSGEGKWTVESALDFETAAPVIAMSLMMRYRSQENDTFNGKVVAALRNGFGGHEMEKNE, encoded by the coding sequence ATGAACGTAGGACTCATTGGGCTCGGAAAAATGGGGTTCAACATAGGATTAAATATTTTGGAAAGCGGTCACAGTGTGGCGGCTTATGATGTGAATGCTGACGCTGTCAAACAGTTAGAACAACACAATGCTACTGGGTTTGATTCACTCGAGGCGCTTGTAGAAGAGCTACCGACGCCGCGGGTTATTTGGTTAATGGTGCCTGCGGGAGAAATCACGGATCGAGTCATCCATGACCTCAAACCGTTGCTTTCAAAGGGAGATATTGTCATTGATGGTGGCAATTCGAATTACAAAGAGACCCTTAAACATCATGAAGTTTTAGCTGAACACGGTATTCACCTATTTGATGTTGGCACAAGCGGCGGAGTTTCAGGTGCCCGTCACGGTGCCTGTTTCATGATCGGCGGTGAAGAGGCGATCTTTCCTGATATTGAGCCGTTGTTTCAAGATCTTGCTGTGGAAAATGGCTATTATTTTGCCGGACAGGCTGGAAGCGGCCATTTCTTGAAAATGATTCATAACGGTGTTGAATATGGCATGATGGCGGCGATTGGAGAAGGATTTGACATCCTTGAAAAGAGCCCGTTTGATTACGATTATGAAAAGGTTGCCAAGGTTTGGAACCATGGATCAGTCATTCGAAGCTGGCTCATGGAATTGGCTCAAGAGGCTTTCCGAAAGGATCCGAATTTGGAGGACATCCGCGGGGTCATGCATTCGTCTGGAGAGGGCAAATGGACGGTGGAATCCGCACTCGATTTTGAGACAGCTGCTCCAGTGATTGCCATGTCGTTAATGATGCGTTACCGTTCGCAGGAAAATGATACATTTAACGGGAAGGTCGTTGCAGCCTTAAGAAATGGGTTTGGCGGTCATGAAATGGAAAAAAACGAATAA
- a CDS encoding MurR/RpiR family transcriptional regulator: MSNQNGSLLRLEAVVSQLYKKEKLVADYILANPDEVVHQSITELADNVGVAESTIFRLCKRIGFDGYQGFKIALARDVVNAVENIYQEIDEADASDVLMDKVFQGHIQGLQDTLQLYDATMLDQAIKVLAGATRIDFYGTGGSGMIAQDAAHKFIRTGLLCQAFNDGHQQVMNASLLDSTCVAFGISHSGSNKDVMQALSQAKAAGAYTIGLTQFAKSPMTELCDVALYTKSRETLYRSEALTSRLIQLAVMDVLYVGVGMSRKQQTLSGLEKIREAIALKRY, encoded by the coding sequence ATGTCTAATCAGAATGGATCACTACTTCGCTTGGAGGCGGTTGTTTCTCAGCTTTACAAAAAGGAAAAACTTGTTGCCGATTACATATTGGCGAATCCAGATGAAGTCGTCCATCAATCGATTACAGAACTTGCAGACAATGTCGGCGTTGCCGAATCAACGATTTTTCGTCTATGCAAGCGAATCGGCTTCGACGGCTATCAGGGATTTAAAATAGCGCTTGCCAGGGATGTGGTGAATGCGGTTGAGAATATTTACCAAGAGATTGATGAAGCGGATGCGTCCGATGTTTTGATGGATAAAGTGTTTCAAGGGCATATTCAGGGCCTTCAGGACACGTTACAGTTGTACGATGCGACTATGTTGGATCAAGCAATCAAAGTATTAGCTGGGGCGACACGTATCGACTTTTATGGAACGGGGGGATCAGGAATGATCGCCCAAGATGCTGCACATAAATTTATACGAACTGGATTGTTATGCCAGGCATTTAATGACGGACATCAACAAGTGATGAACGCTTCATTGTTGGATTCAACATGTGTGGCGTTTGGGATTTCCCACAGCGGAAGCAACAAGGATGTGATGCAGGCGCTCAGTCAGGCGAAAGCAGCTGGCGCTTATACGATTGGGCTCACTCAATTTGCGAAATCGCCGATGACGGAATTGTGTGATGTCGCCCTTTATACAAAGTCTCGGGAAACCCTATATCGCTCAGAAGCCCTAACTTCACGACTCATTCAATTGGCTGTTATGGATGTATTGTATGTGGGTGTAGGGATGAGCCGGAAACAACAGACGCTTTCAGGTTTAGAGAAAATTCGTGAAGCGATTGCGTTAAAACGATATTAA